The genomic interval CTCCCTGCTTCCCAAGCTGCTCCCGGATATGTTGGAACCGCTCGTATTCAGAGAGCGTGATCGGGCCGGAATAGCTCTCGCTCTGCAGCTTGCGCGGTGGGTACTGGACGTACGTCTTCATCAGCCCCTTGATGGCCTCGCTGATCGTCACTATCGTCCAGGTCCGCTCGGTGAAGTTGTTCATGAACAGGTCGTAGCGCTCCTGCGGATCCTGCCAGAGGTCGAAGACCTGCGGCACGGTGGCGACGTATTTGCTCGCCCCCTTCCATCCGAGGTTGGAGTCCACGGCGAGGCCGCCGGTCGACTGGCCGTTGTCCCCCCGCAGGTTGAACACCGCCTTGTAGTTGCCGACCCGCGCCGCGCCGGGCGTCAACTCATCCTCGGTGAAGTAGAACCATGCGTCGCGCGCCGACTTCCCCGTGCCGAAGAGAACCGGCGACATGTCGTAGCTGTCGAAGATGATCGGCTGACCTGCCCGATCCTTGTCCGGCAACTTCACGCCCGCGAGAGCTGCGAAGGTGGCGATGTAGTCCAGGCCGCCGACGATGTCGTAGTTCTTGGACCCCGCCTTGATCTTGGGACCCCAAGCGATAGACGGCACCCGGTTGCCTCCCTCGCGCACGGTGCCCTTGGTGCCGCGGAATGGCGTGTAGCCGGCGTCGGGGTACACGTCCTGCCATGCGCCGTTGTCGGTGGTCCAGAACACGTACGTGTTCTTCTCGAGGCCGAGCGCCCGGACCTTGTCCACGATCCGGCCGATCCGCGTATCGTTCTCCACCACCGAGTCCGCGTACTTGCTCTTGGAGGAGGATTTGTTGACGAAGTCGGGGTGCGGCATGTTCGGCTGGTGTACTTTCATGAAGTTGATACTCATGAAGAACGGGGCGCTGGTCTTGGCCGCTTTGTCGAGGTATTCGAGCGAGGCCTTTTCGACGTACTCATCGAAGAAGGGGATCCCGACCACGCCTTGCGCCGGCGTGTTGACATACTGGCCGTTGACCTTGAACTCCTCACGGGGCGTCTGGCCCGCGTTGCCCGACAACGCCCCCTTGGTCACCTGCGCGAACATCGCGCGCAGCTTGGGGTCCATGTCGGGGAACCAGGTCGGATCCGCGTACGTATAGGCATTGAGGTGATAGAGGCCGACGTACTTCATCTCGTCGTAGCCATGGGCACTGGGCATCGCGTAGTCGGCCTCGCCCAGATGCCACTTGCCGGTGAAGAAGGTCTGATAGCCTGCCGTCTTCAGCAACGACGCCAGCGTCCACTCTTCCTTGGGCAGCCCGCCGCCTTGACCCTGGAAAGCCACCGTGGTCATGCCGCTGCGGTTGGGGATGCGCCCGGTCTGCACCGCGGCGCGACCGGGCGTACAGCTCGGCTGGGCATAGAACGAGAAGAAGGTCATGCCCTCGCCCGCCAGGCGGTCCAGGCTGGGCGTGGGCATGCCACGCCCGGGGCCTCCGCCGTAGGGACCCGAATCGCCGTAGCCGAAGTCGTCGGACAGGACCAGGATGATGTTGGGTTTTTGCTGCGCCGAGGCCGGGGAACCCGTCACGGCCGCGGTCGTGAGCAGCGTGACGAGAGCGAGCCCAATCTTTGGCCCATACCTCATGCTTGCCTCCTTGGTTCTGCGTCAGTCGAACTCGATCGCCCTCCCCGCCGAGAGCGGTGGCCATGCGAACCGCCACCTTGCGTCATTTCCGGGACATTAGGTGAATCTGCGCAGGCCGCACCATTCGGAGAATCACGGACGGGATCGGGATAACTACGGAGCCGGCGCGCGGTCTCACAAATGGCACGACGCCGAGAGCGCGTTCAACGCGTGGCGCGAATGCTCGCGCGGACGTCCCTGCGACTACTCGGGGCTGAGCTACGACACGCTCGACCGCGCGTCGGGCATTCAGTGGCCCTGCACCGCGGACAGCCCGAACGGGACCGAGCGGCTGTACACTAGCGGCGTGTTCAATACCGCGGCCGATTTTTGCGAGCTCTACGGGCACGATCTCGTCACGGGCGCGGAGATTTCGCCTCAGCAGTATCGTGCCCGCGATCCCAAGGGCCGCGCGGTCATCAAGCCGGCCGATTACGTGCCCCCGCCCGAAGAGCCCGACGCCGCCTATCCGTTCTGGCTCACCACGGGGCGGCTGGTGTACCACTGGCATTCGAGAACGAAGACGGGGAGGGTCCCCGCCCTGCAGGAGGCGGCGCCGGTTGCCGTCGCCGAGATCAACCACGACGACGCGAAGCGCCTGGGCGTCGGGGAGGGCGAGCTGGTCCGCGTCCGATCACGGCGCGGGATGGTCGAGGTCCGGGCCCGGCTGACGGACATCGCCCCGGGGCACGTGTTCATCCCGTTTCACTATGGTCGCGCGCGGTTCGGGCACGGTGAGCACCCCGCGGCCGTCGAGCCCACGGCGGCGAACGAGCTCACCCTCACCGACTGGGATCCCGTCAGCAAGCAGCCGCAATTCAAGTTCGCCGCCGTATGCATCGAGAAGGCATGATCGCCCGCTACATCGGCCTCCTCGCCAACGCGGAGCGGGCGCTGGCCGACGCCCTGTCGCTGATCGGGCTCCGGCACGCGGTGGAGCCCGACATCAGAAGAGCCGCGAAGACGTATGCCGCCTGGTGTCGCGCTCACGTCGACGCGCTCGACCCGGCCATCGCTCGCTATGGCGCAAGCCGCAGTACCGACGGCGAGCGACTGCGTCGGGCGCTCTTTCGCGGCCCTCGTCTCGGCGGCTTCGGGCTCCTGCGAGACCTTCACGACCTGGTCACGCTCGCGACCGCGGTGCGCGAAGGCTGGACCGCCCTGCACCAGGCCGCGCGCGAATCGCACGACCACGAGCTGGCGGTGCGGTGCCGCGCCTGCGGCGAGCAAACCACGCGGTTGATCGCGTGGCTCGACACGAAGGTGCGGCACTCCGCGCCCCAGGCGTTGACGGTGCCCGCCGATACCCCGACCGAGCTGCGCGCCTCGGTTCCCAGCCTCGCTCAGCTGAGCGCGGCCGCCGGGCCCGCGGCGCGAGCGATGCTGCGCCGGCTGGTCCCGGTCCGCCCCCGCGCGCTCGCCGTCGCGGTCGCCCTGGCGCTGG from Candidatus Methylomirabilota bacterium carries:
- a CDS encoding arylsulfatase — its product is MRYGPKIGLALVTLLTTAAVTGSPASAQQKPNIILVLSDDFGYGDSGPYGGGPGRGMPTPSLDRLAGEGMTFFSFYAQPSCTPGRAAVQTGRIPNRSGMTTVAFQGQGGGLPKEEWTLASLLKTAGYQTFFTGKWHLGEADYAMPSAHGYDEMKYVGLYHLNAYTYADPTWFPDMDPKLRAMFAQVTKGALSGNAGQTPREEFKVNGQYVNTPAQGVVGIPFFDEYVEKASLEYLDKAAKTSAPFFMSINFMKVHQPNMPHPDFVNKSSSKSKYADSVVENDTRIGRIVDKVRALGLEKNTYVFWTTDNGAWQDVYPDAGYTPFRGTKGTVREGGNRVPSIAWGPKIKAGSKNYDIVGGLDYIATFAALAGVKLPDKDRAGQPIIFDSYDMSPVLFGTGKSARDAWFYFTEDELTPGAARVGNYKAVFNLRGDNGQSTGGLAVDSNLGWKGASKYVATVPQVFDLWQDPQERYDLFMNNFTERTWTIVTISEAIKGLMKTYVQYPPRKLQSESYSGPITLSEYERFQHIREQLGKQGVNLPMPTGN
- a CDS encoding molybdopterin oxidoreductase family protein, with product MNLRRPHHSENHGRDRDNYGAGARSHKWHDAESAFNAWRECSRGRPCDYSGLSYDTLDRASGIQWPCTADSPNGTERLYTSGVFNTAADFCELYGHDLVTGAEISPQQYRARDPKGRAVIKPADYVPPPEEPDAAYPFWLTTGRLVYHWHSRTKTGRVPALQEAAPVAVAEINHDDAKRLGVGEGELVRVRSRRGMVEVRARLTDIAPGHVFIPFHYGRARFGHGEHPAAVEPTAANELTLTDWDPVSKQPQFKFAAVCIEKA